Proteins encoded in a region of the Vicia villosa cultivar HV-30 ecotype Madison, WI linkage group LG5, Vvil1.0, whole genome shotgun sequence genome:
- the LOC131604701 gene encoding uncharacterized protein LOC131604701: MANTESLRVKNFPLSLTKSVFTWFTTLPPNSVDSWPKLEKLFHEQFYEGHLKISLVELSSIKRSFAETTDDYLNRFRSLKAKCFTQVPEHELVQMAAGGLDYSIRKKINPTFVKSMSQLADRVRHVERLRLEKVRHTKAKAKKEKVAYVDYDDTDPICEADYISPTEAEIDLAEMKPEPAYECKSLFPSKGKNVSVDNNSKFPSKTYTFDISKCEEIFDD, translated from the coding sequence ATGGCGAATACCGAAAGCCTCAGAGTTAAGAATTTTCCATTGTCTCTTACAAAATCAGTGTTCACTTGGTTTACTACATTACCCCCCAACTCTGTCGACTCATGGCCAAAATTGGAAAAGCTTTTCCATGAGCAGTTTTATGAAGGCCATTTGAAAATCAGTCTGGTCGAACTGTCGAGCATCAAAAGGAGCTTCGCAGAGACCACCGACGACTATCTGAATAGGTTCAGGTCACTTAAAGCAAAATGTTTCACGCAGGTGCCTGAACATGAACTGGTTCAGATGGCAGCAGGAGGTTTAGATTATTCCATTAGGAAAAAAATAAACCCAACATTTGTCAAAAGTATGTCGCAGTTAGCTGATAGGGTTCGACACGTTGAACGCTTAAGACTAGAAAAAGTTAGGCATACCAAAGCAAAAGCTAAAAAGGAAAAGGTAGCCTATGTCGATTATGATGATACAGACCCCATATGCGAAGCTGACTACATCTCGCCGACAGAGGCGGAGATTGATCTGGCCGAAATGAAACCAGAACCAGCATACGAATGTAAATCATTGTTTCCGTCAAAAGGAAAAAATGTCTCTGTTGATAACAATTCGAAATTCCCTTCTAAAACTTACACTTTTGATATTAGTAAATGCGAGGAAATTTTCGATGATTAG